A single genomic interval of Bacillus spongiae harbors:
- a CDS encoding DUF3981 domain-containing protein encodes MKFLILLILTAFMFPFKKSIPLQKILFFPILFWTFIGLGEYFFLFDNNPASIWTSYAIVAAIFIFLSLMFEPAQQKTTIGVKTFISIVLIGGFLYMSFLHSMVIAKDKYESVQKVEKELSEVFTEDDTPFSVPPETARNKMKKVFGNLKNVSYFELGELTPQIVNGESLYVAPIEVSSFFKEIKAGSIPGYITMSGTNPDAEAKLMVGYDMTYTPSMYFGNNLERVVRKVEPDLIFNGGPRFEIDDNGKPFYTMTYGRKISLRSGFIVEGVVVIDPQTGDIQKYKKDKAPAFIDGILNYETAALANDYFGKYVHGFWNNVFSQSDVKIPTDWGTYESVTPIFSKDGKMYYFTDFTSPKEGVDSALGYALIDARSGVLSYYNGELVKGIMDGSAANEVVDNTFKKEKWHGTMPVIYNVYGKPSWVVPVIDDGGLVRSYAVVLASNAKVFATGATQKEAFTKYNTSLTRQDLTKRPSSQSEEKQLSGTVQRVHKEKGEDFSIVFLLMENDKRTFMISTADFPNSMFTQAGDKVTFTYADTGEQIVSITNFTNQSLQ; translated from the coding sequence ATTAAATTTCTTATACTACTTATATTAACTGCATTTATGTTTCCTTTTAAAAAATCCATACCTCTTCAGAAAATTCTTTTCTTCCCTATCTTATTTTGGACCTTCATAGGACTAGGTGAATATTTTTTCTTATTTGATAATAATCCTGCTTCAATTTGGACGTCATATGCTATCGTCGCTGCTATTTTCATTTTTCTAAGCCTTATGTTTGAGCCAGCTCAACAAAAAACAACAATCGGTGTAAAAACGTTCATATCAATCGTCTTAATAGGAGGGTTCCTTTATATGAGCTTCCTTCACTCAATGGTTATTGCAAAAGATAAATATGAGTCCGTTCAAAAAGTCGAAAAAGAACTATCGGAAGTATTTACAGAGGATGATACACCTTTCTCCGTACCACCTGAAACAGCTAGAAATAAAATGAAAAAAGTATTTGGAAACCTTAAGAACGTTTCATATTTTGAATTAGGCGAATTAACACCCCAGATTGTAAATGGTGAATCGCTATATGTAGCGCCAATTGAAGTTTCTAGTTTCTTTAAAGAAATAAAAGCTGGGTCTATTCCAGGTTATATTACAATGTCTGGTACTAATCCTGATGCGGAAGCCAAATTAATGGTTGGCTATGACATGACCTATACACCAAGCATGTATTTCGGAAATAATCTTGAACGGGTGGTTAGGAAGGTTGAGCCAGACTTAATCTTTAATGGTGGACCAAGATTTGAAATCGATGATAATGGAAAGCCGTTTTATACCATGACATATGGACGTAAAATATCACTACGCTCAGGGTTTATTGTAGAGGGTGTAGTAGTCATTGATCCACAAACAGGAGATATTCAGAAATACAAAAAGGATAAAGCGCCTGCTTTTATTGATGGCATCCTGAATTATGAAACAGCTGCTTTAGCAAATGACTATTTTGGCAAGTATGTTCATGGATTTTGGAACAACGTCTTTTCACAAAGTGATGTTAAAATTCCCACAGATTGGGGAACGTATGAAAGTGTTACACCCATTTTTAGTAAGGATGGAAAAATGTATTATTTCACCGACTTTACTTCTCCTAAAGAGGGAGTGGACTCCGCATTAGGCTATGCGCTCATTGATGCCCGTTCAGGTGTTTTATCTTATTATAACGGTGAATTAGTGAAAGGCATTATGGATGGGTCTGCAGCAAATGAAGTCGTCGACAATACGTTTAAAAAGGAAAAATGGCACGGAACGATGCCGGTCATTTACAATGTATATGGAAAACCGAGTTGGGTTGTACCTGTCATTGATGATGGCGGTCTTGTACGAAGCTATGCAGTCGTTTTAGCATCTAATGCGAAAGTGTTTGCGACTGGGGCAACACAAAAAGAAGCATTTACCAAATATAATACTTCTTTAACAAGGCAAGACTTAACAAAGCGTCCGAGCTCTCAAAGTGAGGAGAAGCAACTTTCAGGGACCGTTCAACGTGTTCATAAAGAAAAGGGAGAGGATTTTTCTATCGTATTCTTACTGATGGAAAACGATAAACGAACCTTTATGATCTCTACAGCTGATTTTCCGAATAGTATGTTCACACAAGCTGGTGATAAGGTGACCTTTACGTATGCTGATACTGGTGAACAAATAGTATCCATAACTAATTTTACGAACCAATCATTGCAATAA
- a CDS encoding GntR family transcriptional regulator — protein MKIIISNSSKEPIYEQITNQIKSSILSGELQEGTAIPSMRKLAKDLQISVITTKRAYEELEKAGFIYSIVGKGSFVAEQNLEIIREKKLKVIEDQLSAVISNSREIGLSFDELQQLLKIIYEE, from the coding sequence ATGAAAATAATTATTTCCAATAGTTCAAAGGAACCAATTTATGAACAAATTACGAATCAAATTAAATCGTCTATCTTATCAGGTGAATTACAGGAGGGGACAGCCATCCCTTCAATGCGTAAACTAGCAAAGGACCTACAAATAAGTGTTATCACAACGAAGCGTGCCTATGAGGAATTGGAGAAGGCGGGCTTTATCTATTCCATTGTCGGAAAAGGGTCTTTTGTTGCGGAGCAAAATTTAGAGATTATAAGAGAAAAGAAGCTGAAGGTGATTGAAGATCAGCTGAGTGCGGTCATATCGAATAGTAGAGAAATTGGCTTGTCATTTGATGAACTGCAGCAATTATTGAAGATTATTTATGAGGAGTGA
- a CDS encoding NUDIX hydrolase — MRDRASVIIVENKKVGLIKRIREGIVYYVFPGGGIENGETPEDGAKREALEELGVDVKVNDCIAEVEFNGTQYFFLSEIIGGEFGTGQGEEYIDENRDKGTYIPMWVNVDKLSSIDVKPKEVALKIQALFI; from the coding sequence ATGCGAGATAGAGCTTCAGTAATAATCGTAGAAAATAAAAAAGTTGGATTAATTAAAAGAATAAGAGAGGGTATCGTTTATTATGTTTTCCCTGGTGGGGGAATAGAAAATGGAGAAACACCAGAAGATGGTGCGAAGAGAGAAGCATTAGAAGAATTAGGCGTGGATGTTAAGGTGAATGATTGTATTGCAGAGGTGGAATTTAACGGAACTCAATATTTTTTCCTCTCTGAAATAATAGGTGGAGAATTTGGAACTGGACAAGGTGAAGAGTACATAGATGAAAATAGAGATAAAGGAACATATATACCCATGTGGGTTAATGTAGATAAATTATCATCTATTGATGTTAAACCGAAAGAAGTTGCTTTAAAGATTCAAGCGTTATTCATATAA
- a CDS encoding alpha/beta fold hydrolase, with translation MNLKDGEFIVSLNGVDHWVKIEGSENETPPLIMIHGGPGGNHYVFERTAGPLLAKARTVVYYEQRGSGRSQKPKSDRDYSINLLVKDFIELKKWLGMEKVDLLGYSFGGELALEISNAIPAEINQLILSAPSLIYSEIDKMVKITGFMSIANTSQSNDIKMLLQEKLDIGEVLTGIWELVGPETVDKLLFENQIIARKNRQLWEESNLINTGKMIEALQSNPVEVPLTKRLNEINHHTLILTGAFDRNTGLPIAKILHTNLKNSSLVVFNKSAHFPDLEETDKFVDVINDFLKA, from the coding sequence TTGAATCTAAAAGATGGAGAATTTATAGTAAGTTTAAACGGAGTAGATCATTGGGTAAAAATTGAGGGAAGTGAAAACGAAACACCTCCACTTATTATGATTCACGGTGGGCCAGGTGGAAATCATTATGTTTTTGAAAGAACGGCAGGCCCTTTATTGGCGAAAGCTAGAACGGTTGTTTACTATGAACAGCGTGGAAGTGGTAGGTCTCAAAAGCCAAAATCAGATCGAGATTATTCGATTAATTTACTTGTTAAGGATTTTATTGAATTGAAAAAATGGTTAGGGATGGAAAAAGTAGACCTTCTAGGATATTCATTTGGAGGTGAATTAGCACTAGAAATATCTAATGCTATTCCTGCAGAGATTAATCAACTGATTCTATCTGCTCCTAGTTTAATATATTCCGAAATTGATAAGATGGTTAAAATAACTGGATTTATGTCAATAGCAAACACTTCACAATCAAATGATATTAAAATGCTTCTTCAAGAAAAACTGGATATTGGAGAAGTTTTAACTGGAATTTGGGAGCTTGTTGGACCTGAAACGGTTGATAAATTATTATTTGAGAATCAAATAATCGCAAGAAAAAATAGGCAGTTGTGGGAAGAAAGTAATTTGATTAATACAGGCAAGATGATTGAAGCACTTCAAAGCAATCCGGTGGAAGTGCCTCTAACCAAACGCCTTAATGAGATTAATCATCATACGTTAATTTTGACAGGAGCTTTTGATCGAAATACAGGTTTGCCTATTGCAAAAATCCTACATACTAACCTTAAGAATAGTAGTCTTGTTGTATTTAATAAGAGTGCTCATTTTCCGGATTTGGAGGAAACAGATAAATTTGTAGACGTTATAAATGATTTCTTAAAAGCTTAA
- a CDS encoding ABC transporter ATP-binding protein — translation MEVFKKLKEFYWPYKKYFFTSMIFLLFVTGITVVYPMILQITIDEVVLKSNYDWIPYLALGFIAAMALKGVATFIQQYTGDMFGITSVYRLRNVLYEKLQFLPFKYYDNAKTGDLMSRLTADVEAFRFFLSFGFTELIRFFLLISISFSVMMYYSVSLTFVTLMTLPFLAIVVYKFDKAVHPAFRGIRKSFGKLNTNVQENISGINTVKSLSREGHQITKFNSSNGNYKENYIFTANIWAKYFPLMELLGNISVVVLLAYGGYLVMNGSIRPGELVAFYSLVWYIIWPIMNLGFTINLFSQSKASGERLLEILEVDEEIKDKENPINVDRFEGEVEFKNVTLKYTDEDEPALKDINFHVKPGSVIGLIGGTGSGKTSIPQLMTRFYQPVEGSVKIDGKDVKDYSLQALRQNVGFVLQESFLFSSTIAANISYGRPEVTMDEVIEAAKRAQAHEFIMELPDGYQTVLGERGLGLSGGQKQRISIARAICTDPSILILDDATSAVDMQTEFDIQKELKEVMQNRTSFIIAHRISSLKHADEIFVLENGRIVERGNHEMLLRNNGPYQRIYEIQYKDQQQILHEQMG, via the coding sequence ATGGAAGTATTTAAAAAACTAAAGGAGTTTTATTGGCCTTATAAGAAATACTTTTTTACTTCAATGATTTTTTTATTATTTGTAACAGGTATAACAGTTGTATACCCAATGATTTTACAAATTACCATTGATGAAGTTGTGCTAAAGTCAAATTATGATTGGATTCCATACTTAGCATTAGGGTTTATTGCTGCAATGGCTTTAAAGGGAGTTGCAACATTTATTCAACAATATACGGGTGATATGTTTGGGATTACGTCTGTTTATCGTTTACGAAATGTCCTGTATGAGAAACTTCAATTTTTACCTTTTAAATATTATGATAATGCAAAAACGGGGGACTTGATGTCAAGGTTGACAGCAGATGTTGAGGCTTTTCGTTTCTTTTTATCATTTGGCTTTACTGAATTAATTCGATTTTTCTTATTGATATCGATTAGCTTTAGTGTCATGATGTACTATTCAGTTTCTCTGACATTTGTTACGTTGATGACATTGCCATTTTTGGCCATTGTTGTTTATAAATTTGACAAAGCGGTACACCCGGCATTCAGGGGAATTCGAAAATCATTTGGGAAACTAAATACGAACGTTCAGGAAAATATTAGTGGAATTAATACGGTTAAAAGTTTATCAAGAGAAGGTCATCAAATTACAAAGTTTAACTCTTCAAATGGAAATTACAAAGAAAATTATATATTTACGGCAAATATTTGGGCTAAATACTTTCCGTTGATGGAGTTATTAGGGAATATAAGCGTCGTTGTTTTACTAGCGTATGGTGGCTACTTAGTCATGAACGGTAGCATACGACCAGGAGAATTAGTTGCGTTTTATAGTTTAGTTTGGTATATTATTTGGCCAATTATGAATCTAGGCTTTACGATTAATTTGTTTTCTCAGTCAAAGGCCTCAGGCGAACGTTTACTTGAAATTCTTGAGGTAGATGAAGAGATTAAAGATAAAGAGAATCCGATAAATGTAGATCGATTTGAAGGGGAAGTAGAATTCAAAAACGTTACATTAAAGTATACAGATGAAGATGAACCCGCCCTTAAGGATATTAACTTCCATGTGAAACCAGGATCTGTCATTGGCTTAATTGGGGGAACAGGTTCAGGAAAAACAAGTATACCTCAACTTATGACCCGTTTTTATCAGCCTGTCGAAGGGTCTGTCAAAATTGACGGGAAAGATGTAAAGGATTATTCTTTACAGGCACTTAGGCAGAATGTTGGGTTTGTATTACAGGAATCGTTTTTATTTTCTTCCACGATTGCAGCTAATATCTCATACGGTCGCCCAGAAGTGACGATGGACGAAGTAATAGAGGCAGCGAAAAGAGCGCAAGCTCATGAATTTATTATGGAACTTCCTGATGGCTATCAGACGGTACTCGGTGAACGAGGGTTAGGTTTATCTGGAGGACAAAAACAACGAATTTCTATTGCAAGAGCGATTTGTACAGATCCTTCTATCCTTATTTTAGATGATGCTACGAGTGCAGTAGATATGCAAACAGAGTTTGACATTCAAAAGGAATTAAAAGAAGTAATGCAAAACCGTACTTCCTTTATCATTGCTCACCGTATTTCCTCTTTAAAGCATGCCGATGAAATATTTGTTTTAGAGAATGGAAGAATAGTAGAAAGAGGAAATCACGAAATGCTGTTACGTAATAATGGACCATATCAGCGAATTTATGAAATTCAATATAAAGATCAACAGCAAATATTACACGAACAAATGGGGTGA
- a CDS encoding GyrI-like domain-containing protein: protein MELKIINTIRTNNFNDEHIIQKITDMWKSASTELSEHEGNTYGLYYGYASNYQGDYTVSVAIEGENEGSITIAEDTKYEVFKVNTDEEQGIFKTWSENWGKEKDGQLERAYTYDFEKYYPDGTVDIYIGVK, encoded by the coding sequence ATGGAGTTGAAAATTATTAATACCATTAGGACGAATAACTTCAATGACGAACATATCATTCAAAAAATCACAGATATGTGGAAGAGTGCATCAACTGAGTTATCAGAACATGAAGGCAATACATACGGTTTGTATTATGGTTATGCATCTAATTATCAAGGCGATTATACAGTAAGTGTGGCTATTGAAGGAGAAAATGAAGGTTCAATAACGATTGCCGAAGACACAAAATATGAAGTGTTTAAAGTCAATACAGATGAAGAACAGGGGATTTTTAAAACATGGAGTGAGAATTGGGGTAAAGAAAAAGACGGACAGTTGGAACGTGCTTATACGTATGATTTTGAAAAGTACTATCCGGATGGAACGGTTGATATTTATATTGGTGTTAAGTGA
- a CDS encoding ABC transporter ATP-binding protein — protein MENVVELKNVTKKFKGFSVKNIDLQVKQGFVTGFIGANGAGKSTTIKMMMNLLKPDAGEVKLFGLDYKTHEKAIKERIGFVYDGNVFFDGQNLKDIKRIVGPAYKNWDNVLFSRYTEQFELPLNKAMKTFSKGMQMKASLAIALSHHAELIIMDEPTAGLDPIFRRELLDLLQELMIDSNRTIFFSTHITTDLDRIADYIAFIQRGELVFNKSIHDVAESYALVKGGMDLLDRDTEKAFVQIHRASTGFEALTDNVNEVKSIFGDTVVIERASLEDIMYYLKGGMHHV, from the coding sequence ATGGAGAATGTGGTTGAATTAAAAAATGTAACGAAGAAATTCAAAGGTTTTTCCGTTAAAAATATTGATTTGCAAGTAAAGCAGGGCTTTGTAACGGGGTTTATTGGGGCAAATGGTGCTGGGAAGTCGACAACGATAAAAATGATGATGAATTTATTAAAACCGGATGCCGGAGAAGTTAAGCTGTTCGGGTTGGACTACAAAACACATGAAAAAGCGATTAAGGAGCGCATTGGGTTTGTATACGATGGCAATGTGTTTTTTGATGGACAGAATTTAAAAGATATAAAACGAATCGTGGGACCTGCTTATAAAAATTGGGATAATGTACTGTTTAGTCGATATACAGAGCAATTTGAATTACCCCTTAATAAAGCAATGAAAACATTCTCAAAAGGAATGCAAATGAAGGCTTCATTGGCGATTGCACTATCACACCATGCAGAGTTAATCATCATGGATGAGCCAACTGCAGGCTTAGATCCAATTTTTAGACGGGAGCTGTTGGATCTCTTGCAGGAATTAATGATTGATAGTAATCGTACGATATTCTTCTCAACTCATATTACAACGGATTTAGATCGCATCGCAGATTATATAGCTTTTATACAAAGAGGGGAATTAGTCTTTAATAAATCTATTCACGATGTAGCTGAAAGCTATGCGCTCGTTAAAGGAGGAATGGACCTCCTAGATAGGGATACGGAAAAGGCCTTTGTTCAAATTCATCGTGCATCAACAGGATTCGAAGCATTAACAGACAATGTTAATGAAGTGAAAAGTATTTTCGGAGATACAGTTGTAATTGAACGCGCTTCTCTAGAGGATATCATGTATTACCTGAAAGGGGGCATGCACCATGTTTAA
- a CDS encoding TlpA disulfide reductase family protein, whose translation MKLRTSMPELAGATGWLNGEVLKANLVGEKPTLIHFWAVSCHLCKEAMPQVNEFRDKYNDRLNVVAVHMPRSEDDLDLEKVKQVATEHDISQPIFIDNEHKLTDAFENQYVPAYYVFDKDGNLRHFQAGGSGMKMLEKRVNRVLAEMETAE comes from the coding sequence ATGAAATTAAGAACATCGATGCCTGAACTTGCAGGAGCTACTGGCTGGCTAAATGGAGAAGTTCTGAAAGCGAATCTTGTAGGGGAGAAACCGACGTTAATTCATTTTTGGGCGGTTAGTTGTCACCTATGTAAAGAAGCAATGCCTCAAGTAAATGAATTCCGTGACAAATATAATGATCGCTTAAATGTAGTGGCAGTACATATGCCACGTTCTGAAGATGATTTAGACTTAGAGAAGGTCAAACAAGTAGCAACAGAACATGATATTTCACAACCGATTTTTATTGATAATGAACATAAATTGACAGATGCCTTTGAAAATCAGTATGTACCTGCTTACTATGTATTTGATAAGGATGGCAATCTTCGTCATTTTCAAGCAGGTGGAAGCGGTATGAAAATGTTAGAAAAAAGAGTGAATCGCGTTTTAGCTGAAATGGAAACAGCGGAATAA
- a CDS encoding SDR family NAD(P)-dependent oxidoreductase, with the protein MMNYVILGASKGLGDAFVKGLPEQGDHVWGVSRSLPANLSLNDGVNRHWIKSDLSLNNSSNRISDALKGTRIDVLIYNAGIWEKEGFEDHYDFEKDNPQDIANIMFVNTTSMILCAQKLLPNLKQSNNAKIILIGSVDGVDHNSSKQVTYVASKFGVRGISNALRENLRQYEIGVTCINPGNIAATIPYEEGVEKALTTYKGTKIPVQDIVSLVKTIANLSKAACVKEVTMPEMVNTL; encoded by the coding sequence ATTATGAATTATGTTATTTTAGGTGCAAGTAAGGGATTAGGTGATGCATTTGTTAAGGGACTTCCCGAGCAAGGTGATCATGTATGGGGAGTTTCCAGGAGCCTTCCAGCTAATTTATCGCTAAATGATGGCGTGAATAGACATTGGATCAAATCAGATTTATCCTTGAATAATTCAAGCAACCGTATATCAGATGCGCTAAAAGGCACTCGAATCGACGTACTGATTTATAATGCTGGTATATGGGAAAAAGAAGGATTTGAAGACCATTATGACTTTGAAAAAGATAATCCTCAGGATATTGCTAACATCATGTTTGTCAATACAACCTCGATGATCCTTTGCGCACAAAAATTATTACCTAATCTAAAACAATCAAATAACGCAAAGATTATTTTAATCGGATCTGTTGATGGAGTCGATCATAACTCTAGTAAACAAGTTACTTATGTCGCTTCTAAATTTGGAGTTCGTGGTATCAGTAATGCCCTACGTGAAAACTTAAGACAATATGAAATTGGTGTAACATGTATCAATCCCGGTAACATCGCAGCAACAATTCCATATGAAGAAGGGGTAGAAAAAGCATTAACCACTTATAAAGGAACAAAAATCCCTGTTCAGGATATCGTTTCGCTCGTAAAGACGATTGCAAACTTGTCTAAAGCAGCTTGTGTAAAGGAAGTCACCATGCCAGAAATGGTCAATACTTTATAA
- a CDS encoding isoprenyl transferase, whose product METLIAPKHIAIMMDGNGRWGEQRGLTRSQGHYAGSVAMENIIKDSLDLGIEALTLYAFSSENWSRPKEEVNYLMDLPTIFLKEKLPEFMKNNIKVCISGDIQGLPQHTRKAVEEAVQKTKDNNKLIVNFALNYGGRKELLFAVKSLIKDVKNTSVEMEEISNELIENYLYTTGLPDPEIIIRTGGEKRISNFLLWQSSKSHLWFTDTYFPDFNKQLLIQAITEVNEREQTITSH is encoded by the coding sequence ATGGAAACACTCATAGCACCAAAGCATATTGCCATTATGATGGATGGAAATGGAAGGTGGGGAGAACAAAGAGGCCTTACAAGAAGTCAGGGACATTATGCTGGTTCAGTCGCCATGGAGAACATCATCAAAGATTCACTTGATTTGGGTATTGAAGCATTGACGCTTTATGCTTTTTCGAGTGAGAATTGGTCTAGGCCGAAGGAGGAAGTAAACTATTTAATGGATCTTCCTACTATCTTCCTGAAAGAAAAATTGCCTGAATTTATGAAGAATAATATAAAAGTATGTATCTCTGGTGATATTCAAGGTTTACCTCAACATACGAGGAAAGCTGTTGAAGAAGCTGTACAAAAAACAAAGGATAATAATAAGCTTATTGTCAATTTCGCATTAAATTACGGAGGCAGAAAAGAGCTACTTTTTGCCGTAAAATCATTAATAAAAGATGTTAAAAACACATCGGTTGAGATGGAAGAAATCAGTAATGAATTAATTGAAAACTATCTTTATACTACCGGACTACCAGACCCAGAAATTATTATACGTACTGGAGGAGAGAAAAGGATCAGCAATTTTTTATTGTGGCAATCCTCCAAATCACATCTATGGTTCACAGACACGTATTTTCCTGATTTTAACAAACAATTACTAATACAAGCAATAACGGAGGTTAATGAAAGAGAACAAACAATAACCTCTCATTAA
- a CDS encoding ABC transporter ATP-binding protein has product MSKSKNKLQNRLSNRFHYSTDQAIDKPFNWAQLWRLMAYIKPYTKNLVPLSIVMVLITTAIRLAIPIMIGVYTLDKAIVNKDVNLLTILVGVIAALYILNYIANVLRIRWMNMLGQSVIYDLRKHLFSHVQWLSHRFFDQRSAGSILVRIMNDINSLQELFTNGVINLLMDIILLIGIVAILFTLSPQLTLAVLVILPIMFLISTRLRKNIRRSWQDVRLKQSKLNSHLNESIQGIRVTQSFTQEKENMTFFDGVNTGNLESWQTATRKNAMFRPLVELTNAVGTAVLLWYGTHLISTGSLQLGEFVSFAFYLGMFWEPISRLGMVYNQLLMGMASSERIFEFLDEKPIVSEKGNAIDLTNIQGEIKFDSVEFSYDEKRKALNGISLKMNKGDTVALVGHTGSGKTTIANLITRFYDPTAGSVSVDGYDLKDVTLDSLRKQISIVLQDTFIFSGTIKDNIRFGRPEATDEEVIEAAKAIGAHEFIEKMSNGYDTEVEERGNVLSVGQRQLLSFARALLADPRIIILDEATASIDTETEVKIQTALNELLKGRTAIIIAHRLSTIREADQIFVLDHGNILEQGNHDELMKHKGQYYDLVKTQFKMLEAM; this is encoded by the coding sequence GTGAGTAAGAGTAAAAACAAACTACAAAATCGGCTATCAAATCGATTTCACTATTCAACAGACCAAGCGATAGATAAGCCTTTTAACTGGGCACAGTTATGGAGGCTCATGGCATATATAAAGCCTTATACAAAAAATTTAGTACCTTTATCGATTGTAATGGTGTTGATAACGACAGCCATTCGTTTAGCCATCCCCATTATGATCGGGGTTTACACACTAGATAAAGCAATCGTAAACAAGGACGTTAATTTGCTCACCATTTTAGTAGGGGTAATTGCAGCGCTCTATATTTTAAATTATATCGCAAATGTACTTCGCATTAGATGGATGAATATGCTTGGGCAAAGTGTGATTTATGATTTGAGAAAGCATTTATTTTCGCATGTTCAATGGCTCTCGCACCGCTTCTTTGATCAACGATCAGCAGGGTCAATATTAGTTAGAATTATGAATGATATAAATTCATTACAAGAATTATTTACAAATGGTGTTATCAATTTATTAATGGATATTATTTTACTGATCGGAATTGTCGCGATTCTATTCACCCTTAGCCCTCAGCTTACATTAGCTGTGTTAGTGATATTACCGATTATGTTTTTAATTTCCACAAGGCTTAGAAAAAATATTCGAAGATCGTGGCAAGATGTTCGCTTAAAACAATCGAAATTAAACTCTCATCTTAATGAGAGTATTCAAGGAATTCGTGTTACGCAGTCCTTTACACAAGAGAAGGAAAACATGACATTCTTTGACGGGGTTAATACGGGGAACCTTGAAAGTTGGCAAACGGCAACAAGAAAAAATGCCATGTTCCGACCGTTAGTTGAGTTAACCAATGCGGTTGGAACAGCCGTGTTATTATGGTATGGTACTCATTTAATTAGCACTGGAAGTCTACAACTAGGTGAATTTGTCTCATTTGCCTTTTATTTAGGAATGTTTTGGGAACCAATATCACGACTTGGAATGGTATATAATCAGCTCCTTATGGGGATGGCCTCGTCCGAAAGGATATTCGAGTTTCTAGATGAGAAACCAATCGTTTCAGAAAAAGGAAATGCAATCGATTTAACCAATATTCAAGGTGAAATTAAATTTGATTCTGTTGAATTTTCTTATGATGAAAAACGGAAAGCTTTAAATGGCATTAGCTTAAAAATGAACAAAGGTGATACGGTAGCTCTTGTAGGTCATACCGGATCAGGAAAAACAACCATTGCTAATTTAATTACTCGTTTTTACGATCCAACAGCTGGAAGTGTGTCCGTTGATGGGTATGATTTAAAGGATGTTACCCTCGATAGTTTGCGGAAACAAATCAGTATTGTCTTGCAGGATACATTTATTTTCTCTGGTACGATAAAAGATAATATTCGCTTTGGACGTCCGGAGGCAACGGATGAAGAAGTAATCGAAGCAGCAAAAGCTATCGGTGCACATGAATTTATCGAGAAAATGTCAAATGGATATGATACCGAAGTAGAAGAAAGAGGGAACGTATTGTCGGTAGGACAACGGCAATTATTATCTTTTGCTAGAGCACTACTAGCTGACCCACGTATCATTATTTTAGATGAAGCAACGGCGTCAATTGATACCGAAACAGAAGTAAAAATTCAAACGGCCCTTAATGAATTATTAAAGGGAAGAACAGCGATTATCATAGCCCATCGATTATCAACGATTCGTGAAGCCGATCAAATATTTGTGCTTGATCATGGTAATATTTTAGAGCAAGGGAATCATGATGAACTAATGAAACATAAGGGTCAATATTATGATTTAGTTAAAACACAATTTAAAATGCTTGAAGCGATGTAA
- a CDS encoding ABC-2 transporter permease, whose product MFNLIRRDVILQKRQLLIYILCILFFIFMDKHPAFTFLVASIFIPFNTYAYDEKVETNILLNSLPYTRTEIIASRYLGAIAYMILAIGVTSLVLYAFNKPFTLTDIAMGSGLFLLFAACTFPLFYLLKPGHITMTVMITFLILAFVGRDSVLFLAEHLPGITDFIVNLSIPALYTGATLAIMVVYLISWGVTTVIYQRKAF is encoded by the coding sequence ATGTTTAATTTAATCAGACGGGATGTCATTTTACAAAAAAGGCAGTTGTTAATCTATATTCTTTGTATCTTATTTTTTATCTTTATGGATAAACATCCAGCATTCACTTTTCTTGTAGCCAGTATTTTCATTCCCTTTAACACATATGCCTATGATGAAAAAGTAGAGACAAATATATTATTGAATTCCTTACCTTATACACGTACGGAAATTATCGCATCACGCTATCTTGGGGCTATTGCTTATATGATTTTAGCAATTGGAGTGACAAGTCTAGTATTATATGCTTTTAATAAACCATTTACACTGACCGATATTGCAATGGGGAGTGGCTTATTTTTATTATTTGCGGCGTGTACCTTTCCATTATTTTATCTATTAAAACCAGGTCATATTACAATGACTGTAATGATTACCTTTCTGATTTTAGCGTTTGTAGGAAGGGATAGTGTTCTTTTTTTAGCTGAACATTTACCAGGCATAACGGATTTTATCGTTAATTTATCCATCCCAGCTCTATACACTGGAGCGACACTTGCCATCATGGTAGTTTATTTAATTTCTTGGGGAGTTACGACTGTTATTTACCAACGAAAAGCATTTTAA